The following proteins come from a genomic window of Iamia sp. SCSIO 61187:
- a CDS encoding BlaI/MecI/CopY family transcriptional regulator, which yields MPRRPDGALEQEIMAVLWTADEVLLPAQIRERIPSDLAYTSVATVLTRLQAKGLVEREGVGRAFAYRATVSDSELAVRKMSDAMAKASDRGQVLAGFVGSLSQKEAKALRSLLERGRA from the coding sequence ATGCCACGACGGCCAGACGGCGCACTGGAGCAGGAGATCATGGCGGTCCTGTGGACCGCAGATGAAGTTCTGCTGCCCGCGCAGATCCGCGAGCGCATCCCCTCGGACCTCGCTTACACCAGCGTCGCCACCGTGCTGACCCGCCTGCAGGCCAAGGGGCTTGTGGAGCGGGAAGGGGTAGGGCGCGCCTTCGCCTACCGCGCCACGGTCAGCGACTCCGAGCTAGCGGTGCGGAAGATGAGCGATGCCATGGCCAAAGCCTCCGATCGAGGCCAGGTCCTCGCCGGCTTCGTCGGCAGCCTCTCCCAGAAGGAGGCCAAGGCGCTGCGATCGCTTCTGGAGAGGGGGAGGGCCTGA